A single window of Senegalia massiliensis DNA harbors:
- a CDS encoding ABC1 kinase family protein, whose amino-acid sequence MIKNRVSKIHRYREIYNILTKYGFSMIAERLPNRIFFRKIFFRKSSKLSSKYSRGKRLRMAIEELGPTYIKLGQVMSTRYDLLPTDIIEELSKLQDEVSEYPLGDAKRLFKEEIGIDISDAFMDFDEKPLAAASIGQVYNAKLFSGEDVVVKIRRPNIKNLIEKDLEILKTIGGIVDDYIVRKSVVSFSEIVDEFATTLRRELDYTMEAQNYENFRQSLTDNKYAVVPKVYWDFITKKILVISKLKGIKINDTESLIENNYDNEKIAYNLAKTYMEQVFLHGFFHADPHPGNLFVINGEKIGFVDFGMVGYLDDESTKLLMLLLKSSVDKNSEKIVETLYKMDSIPETTNKMLFKRDINYVLNYYYNLSFDKIDFSDALTDILRITYKHKVRVPSQLTLLIKTIISIEGTAKNLNPKFNLTDVSKDLLESIKKDKFNAKRLFNKTYSSAYNMLEDFRELPKMLNTIFYKISNDKIKINMNHEGLSKFRKELNSVTNKLSLSLIISAIIIGSSTIAQTKTGPQVVGMSAIGLVGFLLAGIMGIILIVSIIFHSWDNKK is encoded by the coding sequence ATGATAAAAAATAGAGTTAGTAAAATACATAGATATAGAGAAATTTATAACATTTTAACAAAATATGGTTTTAGTATGATAGCAGAAAGGTTGCCAAACCGAATATTTTTTAGGAAGATTTTTTTTAGAAAATCTAGTAAATTGAGTAGTAAATATTCAAGAGGTAAAAGACTCAGAATGGCTATAGAAGAATTAGGACCTACTTATATAAAGCTTGGGCAGGTTATGAGTACTAGATATGATTTATTGCCAACAGATATCATAGAAGAATTATCTAAATTACAAGATGAAGTAAGTGAATATCCATTAGGTGATGCTAAAAGGTTATTTAAAGAAGAAATAGGAATAGATATATCTGATGCTTTTATGGATTTTGATGAAAAACCTCTTGCTGCAGCTTCAATTGGTCAAGTATATAATGCTAAACTCTTTTCAGGAGAAGATGTTGTAGTTAAAATTAGGAGACCAAACATAAAGAACTTGATTGAAAAAGATTTAGAAATTTTAAAAACCATTGGTGGAATTGTAGATGACTATATAGTAAGAAAAAGTGTAGTTAGTTTTAGTGAAATTGTAGATGAATTTGCAACTACATTAAGGCGTGAATTAGATTATACAATGGAAGCACAAAATTATGAAAATTTTCGTCAATCATTAACAGATAATAAATATGCTGTAGTGCCGAAAGTCTATTGGGATTTTATAACTAAGAAAATACTCGTAATATCAAAGTTAAAAGGAATAAAAATAAATGATACTGAATCATTAATTGAAAATAATTATGATAATGAAAAAATAGCATATAATTTAGCAAAAACTTATATGGAACAAGTTTTTTTACATGGTTTTTTTCATGCAGATCCTCATCCTGGAAATTTATTTGTTATTAATGGAGAGAAAATAGGTTTTGTAGATTTTGGAATGGTAGGATATTTAGATGATGAAAGCACTAAATTACTTATGCTGTTGTTAAAATCTTCTGTAGATAAAAATTCTGAAAAAATAGTAGAAACTTTATATAAAATGGACTCCATCCCTGAAACTACAAATAAAATGCTATTTAAAAGAGACATAAACTATGTATTAAATTATTATTATAATTTATCTTTTGATAAGATTGATTTTAGTGATGCACTAACTGATATTTTAAGAATAACATATAAACATAAAGTACGTGTACCCAGTCAATTGACTCTTTTAATTAAAACCATTATATCAATAGAAGGTACAGCTAAAAATTTAAACCCTAAATTTAATTTAACAGATGTATCAAAAGATTTATTAGAAAGTATAAAAAAAGATAAATTCAATGCAAAAAGGCTATTTAATAAAACATATAGTTCAGCTTATAATATGTTAGAAGATTTTAGGGAATTACCTAAGATGTTAAATACAATTTTTTATAAAATAAGCAATGATAAAATTAAAATAAATATGAATCATGAAGGATTATCAAAATTTAGAAAAGAATTAAATTCCGTTACTAATAAACTTTCATTAAGTCTTATAATCTCGGCAATAATAATAGGTTCATCTACTATAGCTCAAACTAAAACAGGACCACAAGTAGTGGGTATGAGCGCTATAGGACTTGTAGGATTTTTACTTGCAGGAATAATGGGTATTATACTTATTGTTTCTATTATATTTCATTCTTGGGATAATAAAAAATAA
- a CDS encoding LapA family protein, protein MQLVFILSLLFAVLIATFAVQNSASVAINFLFTKVEVSQALVIFISAALGAIIVALLGLVKHRKMNKTINKQKLEIEKLKKDCTRLHRKKQEKSLNNDEN, encoded by the coding sequence ATGCAATTGGTATTTATATTATCATTGCTATTTGCTGTCTTAATAGCAACATTTGCAGTTCAGAATTCAGCTTCAGTAGCAATTAATTTTTTGTTTACAAAGGTTGAAGTATCACAAGCATTAGTTATATTTATATCAGCTGCACTAGGTGCAATTATTGTAGCTTTACTTGGGTTAGTTAAGCATAGAAAGATGAATAAAACTATTAATAAACAAAAATTAGAAATAGAAAAATTGAAGAAAGATTGTACAAGACTCCATAGAAAAAAACAAGAAAAGTCCTTAAATAATGATGAAAATTAA
- the recJ gene encoding single-stranded-DNA-specific exonuclease RecJ, translating to MIQYDKKFIKVLSENKEDIEKASQEMDISFLTSKILFNRGLKNKDEIIKFLNPKYNDFYDPFLLNDMKKATERILSAIEKDESIWIFGDYDVDGVTSTSLLVNFFSSVGIDVRYYIPNRHTEGYGLNKSAIEYIKEQKGDLIITVDCGITSIEEANFADSIGIDMIITDHHTPSENLPEAIAVINPNRRDSNYPFKKLAGVGVAFKLVQAISMEFRIEVDISLLPIVAIGTVADIVDLMDENRLIVKKGLELIKESSNIGIQSLIEVTGLRDKDITSGHIGFIIGPRINAAGRMDSANIGVELFTTNDPDLALDIAKRLDEENKKRQLVERDILEQAEKIIVDNNMENDNVIVLSSKGWHAGVIGIVSSRITEKYHRPSVLISIDDEGIGKASARSIEPLNIYNALKQCDDLFLGFGGHSQAAGLSIQSENINTFRNNINEIVGNMLDDEDFVKEITVDAIIEAEDISINTVKELETLAPFGMGNSSPVFLFEDAIARDIRAVGKDKTHLKLSLLYKDIDIDSIGFNFGYLISDIENTDILNIIGTLDINEYMNKKKVQIMIRDIIFKSKNIEQIKKTYFKKMHLNISKGLEKYPSGIISKNDIDKFNYLYKKIIKSEKLKVYVNDIEHLNFIMTKIDKSGRDIFKKIDLVINPTDNDIIYDEKPAILYDLPIDKSIYDKIKDIHPDIEILCSIKDLEKNKSKIKKWTPNIEELRFIYKTFISKDEIFKFQIYKYIASLSKYNLSKIKIELALIIFNQTGLLQYKKIDSENYYIKLNKTNNKIDINSSTLLKNLNEYVL from the coding sequence ATGATACAATATGATAAAAAATTTATAAAAGTTTTAAGTGAAAATAAAGAGGATATAGAAAAAGCATCCCAAGAAATGGATATATCTTTTTTAACTTCAAAAATATTATTTAATAGAGGTCTTAAAAATAAAGATGAAATTATTAAATTTTTGAATCCAAAATATAATGATTTTTATGATCCTTTTTTATTAAATGATATGAAAAAAGCTACTGAAAGGATATTAAGCGCTATTGAAAAAGATGAGAGTATATGGATATTTGGAGACTATGATGTAGATGGAGTAACAAGCACTTCTTTGCTTGTTAATTTTTTCTCTTCTGTTGGAATTGATGTAAGATATTATATTCCTAATAGACATACAGAAGGATATGGTTTGAATAAATCTGCTATAGAATATATAAAGGAACAAAAAGGCGATTTAATAATAACTGTAGACTGCGGTATAACTTCTATAGAAGAAGCAAATTTTGCAGATAGTATAGGTATTGATATGATTATAACTGATCATCATACACCTAGTGAAAATTTACCAGAAGCTATAGCAGTAATTAATCCAAATAGACGTGATAGTAATTATCCTTTTAAAAAATTAGCAGGAGTAGGGGTTGCATTTAAGTTAGTTCAGGCGATAAGTATGGAATTTAGAATTGAAGTTGATATATCATTGCTTCCTATTGTAGCTATAGGTACTGTGGCAGATATTGTAGATTTAATGGATGAAAATAGACTTATAGTAAAAAAAGGATTAGAACTTATTAAAGAAAGCTCCAATATAGGTATTCAATCATTGATTGAAGTAACAGGATTAAGGGATAAAGATATTACAAGTGGACATATTGGATTTATAATTGGTCCTAGAATTAATGCAGCAGGAAGAATGGATTCTGCAAATATAGGAGTAGAACTTTTTACTACAAATGATCCCGACTTAGCTTTAGATATAGCGAAAAGATTAGATGAGGAAAATAAAAAAAGACAATTAGTAGAAAGAGATATTTTAGAGCAAGCTGAAAAAATAATTGTAGACAATAATATGGAAAATGACAATGTAATAGTGCTTTCATCTAAAGGGTGGCATGCTGGAGTTATTGGAATAGTCAGTTCTAGAATAACTGAAAAATATCATAGACCTTCTGTACTTATATCAATAGATGATGAAGGTATAGGAAAAGCTTCTGCAAGAAGTATTGAACCACTAAATATATATAATGCACTTAAACAATGTGATGATTTATTTTTAGGTTTTGGAGGACATAGTCAGGCTGCAGGATTATCAATACAATCTGAAAATATTAATACCTTTAGAAATAATATAAATGAAATTGTAGGAAATATGTTAGATGATGAAGATTTTGTAAAAGAAATTACTGTAGATGCTATTATTGAAGCTGAAGATATTAGTATTAATACAGTAAAAGAGTTAGAAACTCTAGCTCCATTTGGCATGGGAAATTCTAGTCCTGTATTTTTATTTGAAGATGCCATAGCTAGAGATATTAGAGCTGTAGGAAAAGACAAAACTCATCTAAAACTATCTCTATTATATAAAGACATAGATATAGATTCTATTGGTTTTAACTTTGGTTATTTAATAAGTGATATTGAAAACACAGATATTTTAAATATAATTGGAACATTAGATATCAATGAATATATGAATAAGAAAAAAGTTCAGATTATGATTAGAGATATTATTTTTAAATCTAAGAATATAGAACAAATAAAAAAAACATACTTTAAAAAAATGCATTTAAACATATCTAAGGGATTAGAAAAATATCCTTCAGGAATTATAAGTAAAAATGATATTGATAAATTTAATTATTTATATAAGAAAATAATTAAAAGTGAAAAACTTAAGGTATATGTAAATGATATAGAACATCTAAATTTTATAATGACAAAAATAGATAAGTCAGGAAGAGATATATTTAAAAAAATAGATTTGGTTATTAATCCAACTGATAATGATATAATATATGATGAAAAACCTGCTATTTTATATGATTTACCTATAGATAAAAGTATTTATGATAAGATAAAAGATATTCATCCTGATATAGAAATATTGTGTAGTATAAAAGACTTAGAAAAAAATAAAAGTAAAATAAAGAAATGGACACCAAATATAGAAGAATTAAGATTCATTTATAAAACATTTATTTCTAAAGATGAAATATTTAAATTTCAAATTTATAAATATATTGCTTCATTATCAAAGTATAATTTGAGCAAAATAAAAATTGAATTAGCATTAATAATATTTAATCAAACTGGTTTATTACAATATAAAAAAATAGATAGTGAAAATTATTATATCAAATTAAATAAAACAAATAATAAAATTGATATTAATAGTTCAACATTATTAAAAAATTTAAATGAATATGTTCTATAA
- a CDS encoding adenine phosphoribosyltransferase, with product MNLKDKIRNIEGFPKEGIGFKDITTVLKDKDAFKYSIDELKKMSSEVEFDTILGPEARGFLVGAPLAYATNKAFVPVRKPGKLPAETISYEYDLEYGTDKLEIHKDAINKGDKVIIVDDLLATGGTVLSTIKMVEKLGGEVVGIYFLMELTFLNGRKHLEGYNVKSIIEY from the coding sequence GTGAATTTAAAAGATAAAATTAGAAATATTGAAGGATTTCCTAAGGAAGGAATTGGTTTTAAAGATATAACAACAGTATTAAAAGATAAAGATGCATTTAAATATTCTATAGATGAATTAAAAAAAATGTCTTCTGAAGTAGAATTTGATACTATACTAGGTCCAGAAGCAAGAGGATTTTTAGTAGGAGCACCACTTGCATATGCAACAAATAAAGCTTTTGTACCTGTTAGAAAACCTGGTAAATTACCTGCTGAAACAATAAGTTATGAATATGATTTAGAATATGGGACTGATAAATTAGAAATACATAAAGATGCTATAAATAAAGGTGATAAGGTAATAATAGTTGATGACCTTTTAGCTACAGGTGGTACAGTACTATCAACCATTAAAATGGTAGAAAAGTTAGGTGGAGAAGTTGTAGGAATATACTTTTTAATGGAATTAACATTCTTAAATGGCAGGAAACATTTAGAAGGATATAATGTGAAGTCAATAATTGAGTATTAA
- a CDS encoding RelA/SpoT family protein, whose product MSIERLIEKIKQYNPQADIEKVRKAYNFAKSAHEGQLRNSGEDFIIHPVNVAMILADINMDVSTIIAGLLHDVIEDTENSYDLVEEEFGEEVANLVDGVTKLKKIQYKTKEERKAENLRKMVVAMAKDIRVIIIKLTDRLHNMRTLEYMSDEKKKEKALETLEIYAPIANRLGIFRIKWELEDLSLRYIDPEGYYDLVDKVSKKRKEREEYINKVINKLDNKLEEVDIESEISGRPKHFYSIYRKMVYQNKTFEQIFDLTAIRVIVNSIKDCYGVLGIVHTMWKPIPGRFKDYIAMPKPNMYQSLHTTLIGPSGEIFEIQIRTWDMHRTAEYGIAAHWKYKEGNKDENNFDKKLSWLRQMMEWQKETKDPKEFMESLKIDLFTNEVFVFTPKGDVINLPAGSTPIDFAYRVHTAVGNKCVGAKVDGRIVPLDYKLKNGNIITVLTSPNSNGPSRDWLKIVKSSQAKSKIKQWFKKEEKSDNIIKGRDKLEKEVKREGYKLTEILKDEWLEKVAEKLSFNKIDDLYAALGFGSITLAQITTKLKEYHKEHYKQDEEPVKVHNQVKSKRKRKQNQGINISGIDNVKVRFAKCCNPVPGDDIKGYITRGRGVSVHRSDCPNILDLGKDQRFIHVEWAQEDKTSYQAEIQVKGTDRPGLLSEITILLSEANLFVSSLNARTNKEKLAIINLTLEIKDINQLNNLMKRLKRIRGVLDVYRVTS is encoded by the coding sequence TTGTCAATAGAAAGATTAATTGAAAAAATAAAACAATATAACCCTCAAGCAGATATAGAAAAAGTAAGGAAGGCTTATAATTTTGCTAAATCAGCTCATGAGGGTCAGCTGAGAAATTCAGGTGAAGATTTTATAATTCACCCTGTTAATGTTGCAATGATATTAGCAGATATAAATATGGACGTTAGCACTATAATAGCTGGTCTATTACATGATGTCATTGAAGATACTGAAAATAGCTATGATTTGGTTGAAGAAGAATTTGGAGAAGAAGTAGCAAATTTAGTAGATGGAGTAACTAAATTAAAAAAAATTCAATATAAAACCAAAGAAGAGAGAAAAGCAGAAAACCTAAGAAAAATGGTTGTAGCAATGGCAAAGGATATTAGAGTTATTATTATTAAACTAACTGATAGACTTCATAATATGCGAACTTTAGAGTATATGTCTGATGAAAAGAAGAAAGAAAAAGCTCTTGAAACATTAGAGATTTATGCTCCTATAGCTAATAGACTAGGTATTTTTAGAATTAAATGGGAACTTGAGGATCTTTCACTTAGATATATAGATCCTGAAGGATATTATGACTTAGTTGATAAGGTTTCCAAGAAGCGTAAAGAAAGAGAAGAATATATTAATAAAGTTATAAATAAATTAGATAATAAATTAGAGGAAGTAGATATAGAATCTGAAATAAGTGGTAGACCAAAACATTTTTATAGTATTTATAGAAAGATGGTTTATCAAAATAAAACCTTTGAGCAAATATTTGATTTAACAGCAATAAGAGTGATTGTTAATTCTATCAAAGATTGTTATGGTGTACTTGGTATTGTTCATACAATGTGGAAACCTATACCAGGGAGATTTAAAGATTATATAGCTATGCCAAAACCAAACATGTATCAATCACTTCATACTACACTTATAGGTCCAAGTGGAGAAATATTTGAAATTCAAATAAGAACATGGGATATGCATAGAACAGCTGAATATGGTATAGCAGCACATTGGAAGTATAAAGAAGGAAACAAAGATGAAAATAATTTCGATAAAAAGCTTTCTTGGTTAAGACAAATGATGGAGTGGCAAAAAGAAACTAAAGATCCAAAAGAGTTTATGGAATCTTTAAAAATAGATCTTTTTACAAATGAAGTATTTGTATTCACCCCTAAAGGTGATGTTATAAATTTACCTGCAGGAAGTACACCTATAGATTTTGCATATAGAGTTCATACTGCAGTTGGTAATAAATGTGTAGGAGCAAAAGTTGATGGAAGAATAGTTCCCCTTGATTATAAACTTAAAAATGGAAATATTATTACAGTACTTACTTCCCCAAATAGTAATGGGCCAAGTAGAGACTGGTTAAAAATTGTTAAAAGTTCCCAAGCTAAGAGCAAAATAAAACAATGGTTTAAGAAAGAAGAAAAATCTGACAATATAATAAAAGGTAGAGATAAGCTTGAAAAGGAAGTAAAAAGAGAAGGTTATAAACTTACAGAAATATTAAAAGATGAATGGTTAGAAAAAGTAGCTGAAAAATTAAGTTTTAATAAAATTGATGATTTATATGCAGCATTAGGATTTGGAAGTATAACACTTGCACAAATTACAACTAAATTAAAGGAATATCATAAAGAACATTATAAACAAGATGAGGAACCTGTAAAAGTTCATAATCAGGTTAAATCTAAAAGAAAAAGAAAACAAAATCAAGGGATAAATATAAGTGGTATAGATAATGTAAAAGTAAGGTTTGCAAAATGCTGTAACCCTGTTCCAGGTGATGATATAAAGGGTTATATAACTAGAGGAAGAGGAGTATCTGTTCATAGAAGTGATTGTCCTAATATTTTAGATTTAGGAAAAGATCAAAGGTTTATACATGTAGAGTGGGCTCAGGAAGATAAGACATCTTATCAAGCTGAAATACAAGTAAAAGGAACAGATAGACCAGGGTTGTTGTCAGAAATAACGATTTTATTATCAGAAGCTAATTTATTTGTATCTTCTTTAAATGCTAGAACAAACAAAGAAAAATTAGCTATTATTAATTTGACCCTTGAAATAAAAGATATTAATCAATTAAATAATTTGATGAAAAGATTAAAAAGAATTCGTGGAGTATTAGATGTATATAGAGTAACTAGTTAG
- the dtd gene encoding D-aminoacyl-tRNA deacylase translates to MRAVVQRVNSALVEIGGKKESEIKKGLLVLLGISEEDDEKDIKYLVEKLVNLRIFEDDYEKMNLSLLDIKGELLIVSQFTLYGDCRKGRRPNFMKAAKPSIAEDLYEKFIDICLEYNIKVGSGKFGEDMQVKLTNDGPVTILLDSKKNF, encoded by the coding sequence ATGCGTGCTGTTGTTCAAAGAGTAAATTCTGCTTTAGTTGAAATAGGTGGAAAAAAAGAATCTGAAATTAAAAAAGGATTATTAGTACTTTTAGGAATCAGTGAAGAAGATGATGAAAAGGATATAAAATATTTAGTTGAAAAACTTGTAAATTTAAGAATCTTTGAAGATGATTATGAAAAAATGAATTTATCACTTTTAGATATTAAAGGAGAATTACTTATAGTATCTCAATTTACATTATATGGTGATTGTAGAAAAGGAAGACGTCCGAATTTTATGAAGGCAGCTAAACCTTCTATTGCAGAAGATTTATATGAAAAGTTTATAGATATTTGTTTAGAATATAATATTAAAGTTGGTTCAGGTAAATTTGGAGAAGATATGCAGGTGAAATTAACTAATGATGGTCCAGTTACAATATTATTGGACAGTAAAAAGAACTTTTAG
- a CDS encoding MBL fold metallo-hydrolase codes for MIVENLSNGVYGGNCYIISSDDNSEGIVIDPADNTNEIIDFIEQHNIKIKYIVLTHGHGDHIGGIEDLKEKTNAKILIHKEDREMLMNKELNLSSQMPMVTTEIEPDGVLEDGQIIDFGELKAEIIHTPGHTKGCISIKIGNNIFTGDTLFKGSIGRTDLYGGSYDDIIKSIENKLMIYDDEVTIYPGHGGSSTIGYERKVNPFLNKG; via the coding sequence ATGATAGTAGAAAATTTATCAAATGGGGTTTATGGTGGAAACTGTTATATAATTTCATCAGATGATAATAGTGAAGGTATTGTTATTGACCCAGCAGATAATACAAACGAAATAATTGATTTTATAGAACAACATAATATAAAAATTAAATATATAGTATTAACTCATGGCCATGGAGATCATATTGGTGGTATAGAGGATTTAAAAGAAAAGACTAATGCAAAAATATTAATCCATAAAGAAGACAGAGAAATGTTAATGAATAAAGAATTAAATTTATCTTCCCAAATGCCAATGGTGACTACAGAGATAGAGCCAGACGGAGTGCTAGAAGATGGACAAATAATAGATTTTGGAGAACTTAAGGCTGAAATAATTCATACTCCAGGTCATACTAAAGGATGTATATCAATAAAAATAGGTAATAATATTTTTACAGGAGACACTTTATTTAAGGGTTCTATAGGTAGAACAGATTTATATGGTGGTTCTTATGATGATATAATAAAATCAATAGAAAATAAACTTATGATATATGATGATGAAGTAACAATATATCCAGGTCACGGTGGTAGTAGTACCATAGGTTATGAAAGAAAAGTAAATCCATTTTTAAATAAAGGTTAG
- the hemZ gene encoding coproporphyrinogen dehydrogenase HemZ, giving the protein MVNIYLKNYNKKHDIYELVKVLMETNNINFIDNMNLYIKDYLIIIIVKSNSVNVGIYLDKKLISKNKIKSIDKINIKKPFDKKINIAIKKCVYKAVMNIKDINTSWGILTGIRPSKIVHDLKEKNVDENEIFNILTEEYLIDIKKANLLLKIRDIQEKYVYPLNKEHYSLYISIPFCPSRCIYCSFPSYSIKKWKLLVDDYTNSLIEEIKQMAIFMKDKTLKTIYIGGGTPTSIPVENLEKIIKAVYEYFDTQNTIEFTVEAGRVDTINKKVLEMLKENRIDRISINPQTMNNKTLKLMNRHHTKADIEEIFKLAKSMKFNSINMDVIIGLPGENLNDIKNTMEIIKELDPDNLTVHTLTIKKSSKLNKDLDEYDIIKEGSLYDMLNETVAYSKEMNMKPYYMYRQKQILGNFENVGYAKKYKECIYNISMMEEKQTIIGLGAGAVSKVFYPSSNKIIRVPNVVNLNDYINRIDDMIERKVSAVNKMLTEEE; this is encoded by the coding sequence ATGGTAAATATTTATTTAAAGAATTATAATAAAAAACACGATATCTACGAATTAGTAAAGGTACTTATGGAAACAAATAATATAAATTTTATAGATAACATGAATTTATATATTAAAGACTATTTGATAATTATTATAGTTAAAAGTAATTCAGTAAATGTTGGTATTTATTTAGATAAAAAGTTAATTAGCAAAAATAAAATAAAAAGTATAGATAAAATAAATATTAAAAAACCATTTGATAAAAAGATTAATATAGCAATAAAAAAGTGTGTTTATAAAGCTGTTATGAATATTAAAGATATAAATACATCATGGGGGATATTAACTGGAATAAGACCTTCCAAAATTGTACATGATTTAAAGGAAAAAAATGTAGATGAAAATGAAATATTTAATATTTTAACAGAAGAATATTTAATAGATATAAAAAAAGCAAATCTTCTTTTAAAAATTAGAGATATACAAGAAAAATATGTATATCCTTTAAACAAAGAACATTACAGTTTATATATAAGTATACCATTTTGTCCTAGTAGATGTATATATTGTTCTTTTCCTTCTTATTCAATAAAAAAATGGAAGTTACTAGTTGATGATTATACTAATTCATTAATTGAAGAAATAAAACAAATGGCTATATTTATGAAAGATAAGACATTAAAAACTATTTATATTGGAGGAGGAACACCTACTTCTATACCTGTAGAAAATTTAGAAAAAATAATTAAAGCTGTATATGAGTATTTTGACACTCAAAATACAATAGAATTTACAGTGGAAGCTGGTAGGGTAGATACTATCAATAAGAAAGTTTTAGAAATGTTAAAGGAAAATAGAATAGATAGAATTAGTATAAATCCACAGACAATGAATAATAAAACTTTAAAACTAATGAATAGACATCATACTAAAGCTGATATTGAAGAAATATTTAAATTAGCAAAAAGTATGAAGTTTAATTCTATAAACATGGATGTAATCATAGGATTACCTGGAGAAAATTTAAATGATATCAAAAATACTATGGAAATAATAAAAGAGTTAGATCCAGATAATTTAACTGTTCATACTTTAACTATAAAAAAGTCTTCAAAGTTAAATAAAGATTTAGACGAATATGATATTATAAAAGAAGGAAGTCTATATGATATGTTAAATGAAACAGTTGCATATTCAAAGGAAATGAATATGAAGCCTTATTATATGTATAGACAAAAACAAATATTAGGTAATTTTGAAAATGTGGGATATGCAAAAAAATATAAAGAGTGTATATACAATATTTCTATGATGGAAGAAAAACAAACTATTATTGGATTAGGTGCTGGAGCTGTATCTAAGGTATTTTATCCAAGTTCAAATAAAATAATTCGAGTACCTAATGTAGTAAATTTAAATGATTATATAAATAGAATAGATGATATGATAGAAAGAAAAGTATCAGCTGTAAATAAAATGTTGACAGAAGAAGAATAA